The following proteins are co-located in the Deinococcus metallilatus genome:
- a CDS encoding menaquinone biosynthetic enzyme MqnA/MqnD family protein, producing the protein MTYQAGWIHYTNVAPILDSLTLPAGVTAITGVPTQMNAALLSGEVDIANISAVEFIRHADVLEALPDFSVAVLGPVYSVNLFHTVPLERLRRVALTRQSAMSVALLEVLLAARGLSPALERAEGEAEDLLASGYDGVLRIGDSALREWYRVAGPLTPETTMTMLPHEGRGITVTDLAEEWFRLTGHPFVFAVWAYRRDNPPPPALVQAMREARRHGIGHLADVAARHARKLGLPERVVQHYLWNFRYHLEAPDRLGLHEFAAQAVPGHAPLRFGPQPEGERRHVLSASAGTLKP; encoded by the coding sequence ATGACTTACCAAGCAGGCTGGATTCATTACACCAACGTCGCCCCCATCCTCGACTCGCTAACCCTCCCTGCGGGCGTGACGGCCATCACCGGCGTACCCACCCAGATGAACGCGGCGCTGCTCTCGGGCGAGGTGGATATCGCCAACATCAGCGCGGTGGAGTTCATCCGGCACGCGGACGTGCTGGAGGCGCTGCCGGATTTCAGCGTGGCGGTGCTGGGGCCGGTGTACTCGGTGAACCTCTTTCATACCGTCCCGCTCGAACGCCTGCGGCGGGTGGCCCTGACCCGCCAGAGCGCGATGAGCGTCGCTTTGCTGGAGGTGCTGCTGGCGGCGCGCGGCCTCTCCCCCGCCCTCGAACGCGCGGAAGGCGAGGCCGAGGACCTGCTCGCCTCCGGGTATGACGGCGTGCTGCGGATCGGGGACAGTGCCCTGCGCGAGTGGTACCGGGTGGCTGGACCGCTGACGCCCGAGACGACCATGACGATGCTGCCGCACGAGGGCCGGGGTATCACCGTCACCGATCTGGCCGAGGAGTGGTTCCGGTTGACTGGGCATCCCTTCGTCTTCGCGGTGTGGGCCTACCGCCGTGACAATCCGCCGCCGCCCGCGCTGGTGCAGGCGATGCGGGAGGCGCGGCGGCACGGGATCGGGCATCTGGCGGACGTGGCGGCGCGGCACGCGCGCAAGCTGGGGTTGCCAGAACGGGTGGTGCAGCATTACCTCTGGAACTTCCGCTATCACCTCGAAGCCCCGGATCGCCTGGGGCTGCACGAGTTCGCGGCCCAGGCGGTCCCGGGACACGCGCCGCTGCGCTTCGGGCCGCAGCCGGAGGGCGAAAGGCGACACGTTCTGTCGGCTTCTGCGGGTACGCTGAAACCATGA
- a CDS encoding DinB family protein produces MNPETRAVLETAVEANSRVNDVLCAHLTPEMMRAQMPGGGMTVAQHLAHMAGVTQEWLSQLDEEAASPLPVLYSGTLWGNFTAQEDPARAAEVLREVWTTALDTATHADGTGNLSHPSAAQFLLHMLTHDAHHRGQMLLALKGSSFPLPDEDALWGPLRGE; encoded by the coding sequence ATGAACCCCGAAACGAGAGCGGTGCTGGAGACGGCGGTGGAGGCGAACAGCCGCGTGAACGACGTCCTGTGCGCCCACCTGACCCCGGAGATGATGCGGGCGCAGATGCCCGGCGGCGGGATGACGGTGGCGCAACATCTGGCCCACATGGCGGGCGTGACGCAGGAGTGGCTCTCCCAACTGGACGAGGAGGCCGCCTCTCCCCTGCCCGTCCTGTACAGCGGCACGCTGTGGGGGAACTTCACCGCGCAGGAAGACCCGGCGCGGGCCGCCGAGGTGCTGCGCGAGGTCTGGACGACCGCCCTGGACACGGCCACGCACGCGGACGGCACCGGCAATCTCTCTCACCCCAGCGCCGCCCAGTTCCTGCTGCACATGCTCACGCACGACGCGCACCACCGGGGCCAGATGCTGCTCGCGCTCAAGGGGAGCAGCTTTCCCCTCCCCGACGAGGACGCGCTGTGGGGGCCGCTGCGTGGCGAGTGA
- a CDS encoding MGMT family protein gives MASEAGAGEAQGTFRERVLALVARIPPGRVMTYGQLALLAGQPGAARQAGYVLNTLAGGGELPWQRVINAQGRVSTHKLGFGDMQERLLEAEGVTFDASGRCDLARLQWWPAEEDAPPERLL, from the coding sequence GTGGCGAGTGAGGCGGGGGCGGGGGAGGCGCAGGGGACCTTCCGCGAGCGCGTGCTGGCGCTGGTCGCCCGCATCCCGCCGGGCCGGGTGATGACCTACGGGCAACTGGCGCTGCTGGCGGGGCAGCCGGGTGCGGCGCGGCAGGCGGGGTATGTGCTGAACACGCTGGCGGGTGGAGGAGAATTGCCCTGGCAACGGGTGATCAACGCGCAGGGCCGCGTCAGCACCCACAAGCTGGGCTTTGGCGACATGCAGGAACGGCTGCTGGAGGCCGAGGGCGTCACCTTCGACGCCTCGGGCCGCTGCGACCTCGCCCGGCTGCAATGGTGGCCCGCAGAAGAGGACGCCCCGCCCGAGCGGCTGCTGTGA